Proteins from a single region of Leucoraja erinacea ecotype New England chromosome 25, Leri_hhj_1, whole genome shotgun sequence:
- the LOC129709112 gene encoding LOW QUALITY PROTEIN: transmembrane protein 233-like (The sequence of the model RefSeq protein was modified relative to this genomic sequence to represent the inferred CDS: inserted 2 bases in 1 codon; deleted 1 base in 1 codon) produces the protein MIRWPVVMWPGRGWGRAGQPGCAGKIRSVLTRSEFVDQPSSQCEPEPSALSCXPFRFPQMSEAVNKSDLKQSLEEIDIAVSDPDNEAQEAKPPKRYLILTMLSCFCPSHPINIVAFVFAMMALNSYNEGDADAGKKLGHIATLVSIAAIIAGLIVIAIFCIVHFTTHQ, from the exons ATGATCAGATGGCCAGTGGTCATG TGGCCCGGGCGGGGATGGGGTCGGGCTGGCCAGCCTGGCTGTGCCGGTAAGATTAGGTCAGTGTTGACTCGCTCCGAGTTTGTGGATCAGCCGAGCTCTCAGTGTGAGCCGGAGCCCAGCGCCCTGAGCTG CCCCTTTCGCTTCCCTCAAATGTCTGAGGCGGTCAACAAGTCGGATCTAAAGCAGTCGTTGGAGGAGATAGATATCGCAGTCAGCGACCCCGACAATGAAGCGCAAGAGGCAAAGCCGCCGAAAAGATACCTCATCCTCACCATGCTGTCCTGCTTCTGCCCGTCCCACCCCATCAACATCGTGGCCTTCGTGTTTGCAATGATG GCTCTGAACAGCTACAATGAGGGAGATGCTGATGCAGGAAAGAAGTTGGGACACATAGCCACACTGGTCTCCATTGCAGCCATTATTGCTGGATTAATAGTCATTGCCATCTTTTGCATTGTTCACTTTACAACG CATCAGTGA